A window of the Emys orbicularis isolate rEmyOrb1 chromosome 1, rEmyOrb1.hap1, whole genome shotgun sequence genome harbors these coding sequences:
- the EEF1AKMT1 gene encoding EEF1A lysine methyltransferase 1 isoform X1 translates to MGDDDDDDIPQLSSHTLAALQEFYIDQRQREGTKISQGFKPYSVGSIEEDWQLSQFWYDDETALCLANEAVLAAGRGGRIACVSAPSVYQKLKEQDGKDFSVCILEYDKRFSVYGEEFIFYDYNNPLNLPGNLIPHSFDIVLADPPYLSEECLRKTAETIKYLTKGKILLCTGAVMEEQAAKHLGVKMCNFTPKHTRNLANEFRCYVNYDSGLDRDSSCSECT, encoded by the exons ATGGGTGATGATGACGACGACGACATCCCTCAGCTTTCATCCCATACGCTGGCTGCCCTGCAGGAGTTCTATATAGATCAGCGACAGAGAGAGGGCACAAAGATCTCCCAAGGGTTTAAACCGTATTCCGTTGGCTCAATAGAGGAGGACTGG CAGTTGAGCCAGTTTTGGTATGATGATGAAACTGCATTGTGCCTGGCTAATGAAGCTGTTCTGGCAGCTGGAAGAGGTGGCAG gatAGCGTGTGTTAGTGCTCCAAGTGTTTACCAGAAACTGAAAGAACAGGATGGCAAAGATTTTTCAGTGTGTATACTGGAATATGACAAAAGATTTTCTGTATATGGAGAGGAATTTATCTTTTATGATTACAACAACCCATTGAATTTACCTGGAAATCTCATACCACACAGTTTTGACATAGTATTAGCGGATCCACCCTATCTGTCTGAGGAGTGTCTCAGAAAAACAGCAGAGACAATCAAATACTTAACAAAAGGAAAGATTCTGCTCTGTACAG gTGCAGTCATGGAGGAGCAGGCAGCGAAGCATCTTGGTGTGAAGATGTGCAATTTTACTCCAAAACATACACGAAACTTAGCCAATGAATTTCGATGTTATGTGAATTATGATTCTGGACTAGACCGTGATTCTAGCTGTTCAGAGTGTACATAA
- the EEF1AKMT1 gene encoding EEF1A lysine methyltransferase 1 isoform X2: protein MGDDDDDDIPQLSSHTLAALQEFYIDQRQREGTKISQGFKPYSVGSIEEDWLSQFWYDDETALCLANEAVLAAGRGGRIACVSAPSVYQKLKEQDGKDFSVCILEYDKRFSVYGEEFIFYDYNNPLNLPGNLIPHSFDIVLADPPYLSEECLRKTAETIKYLTKGKILLCTGAVMEEQAAKHLGVKMCNFTPKHTRNLANEFRCYVNYDSGLDRDSSCSECT, encoded by the exons ATGGGTGATGATGACGACGACGACATCCCTCAGCTTTCATCCCATACGCTGGCTGCCCTGCAGGAGTTCTATATAGATCAGCGACAGAGAGAGGGCACAAAGATCTCCCAAGGGTTTAAACCGTATTCCGTTGGCTCAATAGAGGAGGACTGG TTGAGCCAGTTTTGGTATGATGATGAAACTGCATTGTGCCTGGCTAATGAAGCTGTTCTGGCAGCTGGAAGAGGTGGCAG gatAGCGTGTGTTAGTGCTCCAAGTGTTTACCAGAAACTGAAAGAACAGGATGGCAAAGATTTTTCAGTGTGTATACTGGAATATGACAAAAGATTTTCTGTATATGGAGAGGAATTTATCTTTTATGATTACAACAACCCATTGAATTTACCTGGAAATCTCATACCACACAGTTTTGACATAGTATTAGCGGATCCACCCTATCTGTCTGAGGAGTGTCTCAGAAAAACAGCAGAGACAATCAAATACTTAACAAAAGGAAAGATTCTGCTCTGTACAG gTGCAGTCATGGAGGAGCAGGCAGCGAAGCATCTTGGTGTGAAGATGTGCAATTTTACTCCAAAACATACACGAAACTTAGCCAATGAATTTCGATGTTATGTGAATTATGATTCTGGACTAGACCGTGATTCTAGCTGTTCAGAGTGTACATAA